Proteins co-encoded in one Gemmatimonadales bacterium genomic window:
- a CDS encoding sigma-70 family RNA polymerase sigma factor yields the protein MSLPADSGEVTILLQAWSEGDRAAGDQLFAVIYGELRRLVRGQIHRSSVPVTIQATEVIHEAYLRLAKQDSTDWKNRAHFFAMAATVIRRVLLDYARGRLAARRDRRRELPLEAALEQEAMSVERADGLIQLDAALDALRTGDPRRARVVELRYFAGLEVKEIAEVLQVSEPTVKRDWAFSRAWLRTRINGHDLDEARSDV from the coding sequence ATGAGCCTGCCAGCCGACTCAGGAGAGGTGACGATTCTGCTTCAGGCCTGGTCTGAGGGCGATCGCGCTGCTGGTGATCAACTCTTTGCCGTCATCTACGGCGAGCTTCGCCGGCTGGTTCGAGGTCAGATTCATCGGTCGAGTGTTCCGGTAACCATCCAGGCTACCGAGGTCATTCACGAGGCGTACCTCCGGCTTGCGAAGCAGGACTCCACCGACTGGAAGAATCGAGCCCATTTCTTTGCCATGGCGGCCACGGTGATTCGCCGCGTGCTGTTGGACTACGCTCGCGGTCGACTTGCGGCGCGTCGCGATCGCCGCAGGGAACTCCCGCTCGAGGCCGCGCTGGAACAAGAGGCGATGTCGGTTGAGCGCGCCGACGGATTGATCCAGCTCGACGCCGCACTCGATGCGCTCCGGACCGGCGACCCGCGACGGGCTCGGGTCGTCGAACTGCGCTACTTCGCCGGTCTCGAGGTCAAGGAGATTGCCGAGGTGCTGCAGGTGTCGGAACCCACCGTCAAGCGCGACTGGGCGTTCAGCCGCGCCTGGCTGCGCACCAGGATCAATGGGCACGATCTCGACGAGGCGCGCTCCGATGTCTGA
- a CDS encoding tetratricopeptide repeat protein — protein sequence MSDQLSGPEQGAALDALAALFAEALELDDSSAQHALLASVRARDPALAAELASLLEAHSADPSFLAEPLVGEVAGVLAAQLASALVGTQVGGWEVDAVLHHGGMGTVYRAHRVGVDFEQHAALKVIRHGLGSPELVRRFAQERRLLARLEHPNIARLLDGGTTAEDLPYLVMDYVRGEMIDVWSARQRPSLDRLLDVFTQICSAVNFAHQNLVVHRDIKPANILVTPDGTAKLLDFGIAELERQAATEPDAESDGRLLTPGYASPEQFRGGEVGTTTDTYSLGVLLYRLLTDETPYRIEPGSSAAEAERIVLEAVPAPPSAVLAARGARLPRRAADLDAIVLRALRKEPAERYPSVQAFADDLRRYAEGAPVDARPATVTYRAARFAGRHWKGLAVAATIVGLLIGGLSAALWQAGVAERQRDLARAEAATAASAVTFLKTVLGSADPWRDTEPAETVDDVIRLAEAEVDSVLSGEPAARAYVLSALGQVAAGRGQLDRADRMTGAAVAILEGSGAAGNARAGTIYLTRSLALHEDGRLQDARTFAAEAVRQFESGEDNAWAELAGALNQLGALDIELGDHTSAETTLRRAVALHQANGEQAALGLAGVYNNLAVALANQPGRLEEAAGAYAEATRLVERVGASAPRLATLLVNQANAFRQLGRIDQAETTFDRAIALMTQSLGPAHQSTLTAAGSLASLYEATGKFEQAAATLRVPLESARAALPSGHPTTAYLQNVLGAALCQMDRPEDHRQGLAVSRASLDARVAAMGPGHWAVASGQSIVGHCLVRLGRREEGLALLRRAVATLRAERGEDQELTVRARRWLEQVE from the coding sequence ATGTCTGATCAGTTGTCCGGACCTGAGCAGGGGGCTGCGCTGGATGCCCTTGCCGCGCTGTTCGCGGAGGCGCTCGAACTGGACGACTCCAGTGCGCAACACGCGCTGCTCGCCTCGGTCCGCGCGCGTGATCCCGCTCTGGCCGCCGAGCTGGCGAGTCTGCTCGAAGCACACAGCGCCGATCCTTCCTTTCTGGCAGAACCGCTGGTCGGCGAGGTGGCGGGGGTCCTGGCAGCTCAGCTGGCCTCGGCGCTGGTAGGAACGCAGGTCGGCGGCTGGGAGGTCGATGCGGTTCTGCATCACGGCGGCATGGGGACAGTCTATCGGGCGCATCGGGTGGGTGTCGACTTCGAGCAGCATGCCGCCCTGAAGGTGATCCGACATGGGCTCGGAAGTCCCGAGCTGGTTCGTCGGTTCGCCCAGGAACGACGCCTGCTGGCTCGGCTCGAGCACCCGAACATCGCGCGCCTGCTCGATGGCGGCACCACGGCGGAGGACTTGCCCTATCTGGTGATGGACTATGTCCGCGGCGAGATGATCGATGTATGGAGCGCACGGCAACGGCCGTCGCTCGACCGCCTCCTCGATGTGTTCACGCAGATCTGCTCAGCCGTCAACTTTGCCCATCAGAACCTCGTGGTGCATCGGGATATCAAACCTGCCAACATTCTCGTGACGCCCGACGGAACAGCCAAGCTGCTGGACTTCGGTATTGCCGAGCTCGAACGGCAGGCAGCGACCGAGCCGGATGCGGAGTCCGATGGACGGCTGCTGACGCCCGGCTACGCCAGTCCGGAACAGTTTCGCGGCGGCGAGGTTGGGACCACGACGGACACCTACTCGCTCGGCGTGCTGCTCTATCGCCTCCTGACGGATGAGACGCCGTACCGAATCGAGCCTGGCTCGTCGGCGGCTGAAGCGGAGCGGATCGTGCTGGAGGCGGTTCCCGCCCCACCCAGTGCAGTGCTGGCTGCCCGGGGAGCCCGGCTGCCCCGTCGTGCCGCAGACCTCGACGCCATCGTGCTGCGGGCGCTGCGCAAAGAGCCGGCGGAACGGTATCCATCCGTCCAGGCGTTTGCCGATGACCTGCGCCGTTACGCCGAGGGTGCCCCCGTGGACGCCCGCCCTGCGACAGTGACCTACCGGGCCGCGCGCTTTGCGGGCCGTCATTGGAAGGGACTTGCCGTTGCGGCAACGATTGTCGGACTGCTGATCGGCGGACTTTCTGCCGCTCTTTGGCAGGCCGGTGTCGCCGAGCGGCAGCGCGACCTCGCGCGCGCCGAGGCGGCCACGGCAGCATCGGCCGTGACGTTCCTCAAGACTGTGCTCGGGTCGGCCGACCCGTGGCGTGATACGGAGCCGGCGGAAACCGTCGATGATGTGATCCGGCTTGCCGAGGCCGAGGTGGACTCGGTGTTGAGCGGCGAGCCTGCGGCGCGCGCCTACGTCTTGTCCGCGCTTGGTCAGGTGGCCGCCGGGCGGGGCCAGCTCGATCGCGCGGATCGGATGACCGGTGCCGCCGTTGCGATTCTCGAGGGATCGGGCGCGGCTGGGAATGCACGGGCGGGCACCATCTACCTTACCCGCTCACTTGCCCTTCACGAGGACGGTCGGCTGCAGGATGCCAGGACCTTTGCGGCCGAGGCAGTGCGACAATTCGAATCCGGCGAGGACAACGCCTGGGCCGAACTCGCGGGGGCGCTCAATCAGCTTGGTGCGCTCGACATCGAGCTGGGCGACCATACCTCCGCGGAGACGACCTTGCGTCGCGCGGTTGCGCTGCACCAGGCCAACGGTGAGCAGGCGGCCCTCGGCCTGGCCGGTGTCTATAACAACCTCGCAGTTGCGCTCGCCAATCAACCCGGTCGGCTCGAGGAGGCGGCAGGGGCGTACGCAGAGGCCACCCGGTTGGTCGAGCGTGTTGGGGCCAGCGCACCGAGACTGGCGACGCTCCTCGTCAATCAGGCCAATGCCTTCCGGCAGCTCGGCCGGATCGATCAGGCAGAGACGACGTTCGATCGCGCCATCGCGCTGATGACGCAGTCGCTTGGCCCTGCTCACCAGTCGACCCTCACTGCGGCGGGGTCGCTGGCGTCGCTCTACGAGGCAACGGGCAAGTTCGAGCAGGCGGCTGCAACATTGCGAGTGCCGCTCGAGTCGGCGCGAGCGGCGTTGCCCAGCGGTCATCCCACCACCGCCTATCTCCAGAACGTGCTCGGTGCGGCCCTCTGTCAGATGGATCGGCCAGAGGACCATCGACAGGGGCTGGCCGTGTCCCGAGCCTCGCTCGACGCGCGGGTCGCGGCGATGGGGCCGGGGCACTGGGCGGTCGCGTCAGGCCAGTCGATCGTAGGCCACTGCCTGGTTCGTCTGGGCCGGCGGGAGGAGGGACTCGCCCTGCTCAGGCGCGCCGTGGCCACACTGCGCGCCGAGCGGGGGGAGGATCAGGAACTAACGGTCCGGGCCAGGCGGTGGCTGGAGCAGGTGGAGTAG
- a CDS encoding PKD domain-containing protein, whose product PMYDQHDKPTRDALVLESIVANVRLTGRASLVAGISNAGSGVPVAASVVSGTIGSLSLVSPATTEPTQVTLGVGGMGNLMLSLVANGEAQPVTNLVPLSSFVYATEEADNLLVSLRRMIDATTEAARDAVNRQLASEAGLPDLNVEIQHLPEDTWTSAQAATGINLVARSQAAKLRVLANAISVHRPDGSEVARTVGDALSIAEDLDLSSEPAATQVRRTITAFASGAGSAIRQVAVAQARVTLAPFKVEPDEVTLEGDNLLVELEASVPLPPADGYLIEWVWGDGETTEYAGTTTASHQYDSTGSYDVVATLMASADRRKLAVDTVKVRGPQHVWIGTVTARAVYTTPGHLKTLVTEATNLRFERAVTDESGQTRYDLTEGTLRVWNEVPCASYVSPVVQISLAGQTRPQWITISETNPAGGTQPGPGQSPLWYAAHGSATGMQILNKVCASDLFPNPEAYVFATGAIWLNTSSLTGSDFWRMSTNRNVLEGSYTRLQDDVTTTWTWRFERASADQ is encoded by the coding sequence CCAATGTATGACCAGCACGACAAGCCGACCCGCGACGCCCTGGTGCTCGAGAGCATCGTGGCCAACGTACGGCTTACCGGACGCGCCAGTCTCGTCGCCGGAATCTCGAATGCCGGGTCCGGCGTGCCCGTGGCCGCTTCGGTGGTGTCCGGAACCATCGGCTCGCTCTCACTGGTCAGTCCGGCCACGACGGAACCGACCCAGGTAACCCTTGGGGTCGGCGGCATGGGCAACCTCATGCTGTCGCTGGTGGCCAATGGCGAGGCGCAGCCAGTTACCAATCTGGTGCCCCTCTCCTCATTTGTGTATGCAACGGAAGAGGCGGACAACCTGCTGGTCTCGCTTCGGCGAATGATCGATGCCACCACGGAGGCCGCTCGGGATGCGGTCAATCGTCAACTCGCTTCGGAGGCAGGCCTGCCCGACCTCAACGTCGAGATCCAGCACCTTCCCGAAGACACCTGGACCTCGGCGCAAGCCGCCACCGGCATCAACCTGGTGGCTCGAAGCCAGGCCGCCAAGTTGCGGGTGCTGGCCAACGCCATTTCGGTCCACCGCCCGGACGGCTCGGAAGTCGCTCGAACGGTTGGAGATGCGCTGTCGATCGCCGAGGACCTGGATCTGTCGTCCGAGCCGGCCGCAACTCAGGTCAGGCGGACGATCACAGCCTTTGCAAGCGGAGCTGGCAGCGCCATCAGACAAGTTGCAGTGGCGCAGGCCCGGGTAACGCTCGCGCCATTCAAGGTGGAGCCCGACGAGGTAACCCTCGAGGGCGACAACCTCCTGGTGGAACTGGAAGCGTCGGTCCCGCTCCCTCCCGCTGACGGCTACCTGATCGAGTGGGTCTGGGGCGACGGCGAAACCACCGAGTATGCCGGCACGACGACAGCTTCGCACCAGTACGACTCGACCGGCTCGTACGACGTCGTTGCGACCCTGATGGCGAGCGCGGATCGACGCAAGCTGGCAGTCGACACGGTTAAGGTGCGCGGCCCGCAACATGTCTGGATAGGTACGGTCACAGCACGAGCCGTATACACCACGCCCGGTCACCTGAAAACGCTCGTCACCGAGGCAACCAACCTTCGCTTCGAGCGCGCCGTGACTGACGAGTCGGGCCAGACGCGATACGACTTGACCGAGGGAACGCTACGAGTGTGGAATGAGGTGCCGTGCGCAAGCTACGTCTCGCCCGTGGTCCAGATTAGCTTGGCCGGCCAGACACGCCCTCAGTGGATCACGATCAGCGAGACGAACCCCGCAGGCGGCACCCAGCCAGGGCCAGGTCAATCACCGCTCTGGTATGCCGCGCACGGATCTGCGACTGGCATGCAGATTCTGAACAAAGTCTGCGCCTCGGACCTCTTCCCGAACCCGGAGGCATACGTGTTCGCGACAGGGGCGATCTGGCTAAACACCTCTAGCCTGACTGGCAGCGATTTCTGGCGAATGTCAACGAATCGCAACGTGCTCGAGGGAAGCTATACACGACTCCAGGATGACGTTACCACGACGTGGACCTGGCGGTTCGAGCGGGCCTCGGCTGACCAGTAA
- a CDS encoding DUF4282 domain-containing protein: MTDRGIAASLFDLSFSHFITPKIQRILYALLLVVAGGISLAVLGAALGMGSGFFGKAGGLLIGIPAAVLVFFFVAMYARVMMEMLIVVFRGVEYLGEIAAAVKREGGSPLDR; this comes from the coding sequence ATGACCGACCGAGGAATCGCGGCATCGCTGTTCGATCTGTCGTTTTCGCACTTCATCACGCCCAAGATCCAGCGGATCCTGTACGCGCTGTTGCTGGTCGTCGCGGGCGGCATTTCCCTGGCCGTACTCGGTGCGGCGCTCGGCATGGGGAGTGGCTTCTTCGGCAAGGCGGGAGGCCTCCTGATCGGGATCCCGGCGGCGGTGCTCGTCTTCTTTTTCGTGGCGATGTACGCCCGCGTCATGATGGAGATGCTGATCGTTGTGTTCCGGGGGGTCGAGTATCTGGGTGAGATTGCCGCAGCCGTCAAGCGCGAGGGAGGATCACCGCTCGACCGCTGA